In Pseudoliparis swirei isolate HS2019 ecotype Mariana Trench chromosome 9, NWPU_hadal_v1, whole genome shotgun sequence, a genomic segment contains:
- the ccm2l gene encoding cerebral cavernous malformations 2 protein-like, which produces MDYEPKKSKKSFVSPIKRLVWSKSGRRPVDRGSVYRRTLHTVPLYPPDYLIHPERLIFDYVEKEVKFLGHLTWVSVSLNPSSRDELLQLLDTARQLKVLPLKTSVDQDCILSLSARCLLLTWRDNEKLLVRIPTHEIAAASYLRDDALHLLVLKTGLNVDTVVAGEDSLDRKKPTTGVDGRRQTMSCNADPRPAGGTMERRHTICGVDWRQSLSRSNHDKPKMWSEVEERGGGGGGGGGGGERGGGGGSLERKRVGGSWEKRQQTRKTGGSWENRRARPTSGSWGVGVGSGAGGSWERRGGGSGGGGSWERRGGGSGGGGSWERRQACTGSWERGKSYGSWERRNHNPLEPTPCPDAYCNLVLLAVENRDAAEEYCSLICQMFQIIYGHQTIECVDRSGFHHSVPDRYWLERSDSCLTDMSYGYDPEFSCCSSYDGSQDAFELYYSETYSESSSLSLQDSHRSLASASEGGDSNPALLLMQEYMITLRNKLSPVELQHFAVLLREYRLASNIDHFCSALLQLYGDNRKFLLMGMHPFIPDKDVGVFESFLESIGIREGGILSDSFGRIKRSMSNTSATAMRGYDNCSLASGSQEFNRRITDITHDIQALGFQDTHGDIEEEDYYL; this is translated from the exons ATGGACTATGAACCCAAGAAATCCAAGAAG agTTTTGTCTCACCTATTAAGCGCCTCGTCTGGTCAAAATCTGGTCGCAGGCCGGTGGATCGAGGCAGCGTTTACCGACGTACACTGCACACTGTCCCTCTCTATCCCCCGGACTACCTCATCCACCCTGAGAGACTCATCTTTGACTATGTAGAGAAGGAGGTCAAG TTCCTTGGTCACCTGACCTGGGTGTCGGTTTCACTGAACCCCTCTAGCCGAGATGAACTGCTTCAACTCCTCGACACAGCCAGG CAGCTGAAGGTGCTGCCGCTGAAGACCAGCGTGGACCAGGACTGCATCCTCAGCCTGTCCGCTCGCTGTCTGCTGCTGACATGGAGAGACAACGAGAAGCTGCTGGTGCGAATCCCCACACATGAGATCGCTGCTGCCTCCTACCTGAGAGACGACGCGCTGCACCTGCTGGTCCTCaagacag GTCTGAACGTGGATACAGTGGTTGCTGGGGAGGACAGCTTGGACAGGAAGAAGCCGACAACAGGCGTGGATGGCCGACGCCAAACCATGAGCTGCAATGCCGACCCTCGGCCTGCAGGGGGCACCATGGAGCGACGGCACACCATCTGTGGGGTCGACTGGAGGCAGTCGCTGTCCAGGAGTAACCACGACAAACCCAAAATGTGGagcgaggtggaggagagaggaggaggaggaggaggaggaggtggtgggggagagagaggaggaggaggaggaagtttgGAGAGGAAAAGAGTGGGGGGCAGCTGGGAGAAAAGGCAGCAAACGCGCAAAACTGGAGGAAGCTGGGAGAACCGCAGAGCGAGACCCACGAGCGGGAGCTGGGGGGTGGGCGTAGGCAGCGGGGCTGGCGGGAGCTgggagaggaggggtggaggaagtGGCGGCGGGGGGAGCTGGGAGCGGAGGGGTGGAGGAAGTGGTGGCGGGGGAAGCTGGGAGCGGCGGCAAGCCTGCACTGGAAGCTGGGAACGGGGGAAGAGCTACGGCAGCTGGGAGAGGAGGAACCACAACCCGCTGGAGCCGACGCCCTGCCCCGACGCCTACTGCAACCTGGTCCTCCTGGCTGTGGAGAACAGa GATGCTGCAGAGGAATACTGTTCTCTGATCTGTCAGATGTTCCAGATCATTTACGGCCATCAGACCATCGAGTGCGTCGACAGATCGGGGTTTCACCACTCCGTGCCGGACCGCTATTGGCTGGAGAGGA GTGACAGCTGTCTGACTGACATGTCCTACGGTTATGATCCAGAGTTTAGCTGCTGCAGCTCATA tgatgGTTCCCAGGATGCGTTTGAGCTCTACTACAGTGAAACGTACAGTGAGAGTTCATCTCTCTCGCTGCAGGATTCCCATCGCAGTCTCGCTTCAGCcagtgagggaggagacagtAACCCAGCCCTGCTGCTGATGCAGGAGTACATGATTact ctGCGTAACAAGCTGAGTCCGGTGGAGTTGCAGCACTTTGCGGTGTTGCTGAGAGAATATAGACTGGCATCAAACATCGACCACTTCTGCTCCGCGCTGCTGCAACTGTACGGAGACAACCGCAAGTTCCTGCTGATGG GCATGCATCCTTTCATCCCAGACAAGGACGTCGGGGTGTTTGAGAGTTTCCTGGAGAGTATCGGGATCCGTGAGGGTGGTATTTTAAGTGACAGCTTCGGACGCATCAAACGCAGCATGAGCAACACGTCAGCTACGGCCATGAGAGG GTATGATAACTGCTCTCTGGCCTCAGGATCTCAGGAATTTAACCGACGCATTACTGACATCACCCACGACATCCAGGCGCTTGGCTTCCaggacacacatggagacattgAGGAGGAAGACTACTATCTCTGA